From a single Zygotorulaspora mrakii chromosome 2, complete sequence genomic region:
- the SEA4 gene encoding Sea4p (similar to Saccharomyces cerevisiae YBL104C; ancestral locus Anc_7.440), translated as MGLIKKVTSWSYEGLIDYLSVNPTRDEVTHYKVDPENDNDESIMRLHTAKDFGNITCLDYSYLDVGLIAVGEKNGFVRLFNIITKDDPEIDTIDMKTRAKQQRCVNTLGINSNGLVAMGLDRNKTDASLQIWDINYQSTDSSAVNSTFSYCVNENIVSSKFFSDTGLIIASTKFLKEIDLRSPQAAYQHPSRLSYDVKINPFNDLQFSSYGDDGTLAIWDRRKLAASSYSGDVITSAPLLSFEKLVGMGAASKKYMNSCFRWSTTRNKEFATLHRGDTIKRWWIGSCGEEGLEENETEELFVSKVHDINTTFDKVVTFDYIPQNDNKMSLLCMRQSGTVYRMPVHQSYSTVAFNNYNSLMFSNFEVPYIDEIRMTAQKQNSNFQNKALRNLSFEDLDISDDYSPSLEDEQKVIENKEYLDSSISENKEYSGTEDNFNLLWKPEKLLQSDIRVIMKSRAVLGYGLDPANTVAMIDSSKTLQNNAYIRNTWRWLAIAKSSVDDGTMVSGDLDLGYEGVLGIWSGLSGISNQNRFREENILPNEQLDKEMEKIIKLRKRQKSHQKSRGTTTNFSNSPKSIQRRLCLILSGWDLSPTDLEEKYKTIIQTGSYEKAAAWAVFFGDIPKAVEILGSAKKERLRLIATAIAGYMAYKDTTENNSWRDQCRKMSSELDDPYLRVIFAFIADGDWWDILYEPAISLRERLGVALRFLNDFDLTKFLERTSSTVIKNGELEGLILTGITPSGIDLLQSYVNKTSDVQSAAMISIFGCPRYFHDRRVDEWVQTYRTMLNSWNLFTMRAKFDCARTKLSRTSSCQIRADIKPRQAYMQCINCKKNINEPTSNLSSTSAMIPDSLNNPESMNHRAMNSFAKPKKYGMTNTPSSLNVQRKKYSCPHCGTPFPRCVICLLPLGTSNLPFVIKGVQPDPIRDGQSLHEDNVTETNDSNSQRNSITYEQNDEDSIKNKKLKMNEWFSFCLRCNHGMHAGHAEEWFEKHDTCPAPGCFCKCNK; from the coding sequence ATGGGGCTAATCAAAAAGGTAACCTCCTGGTCTTATGAGGGCCTTATCGACTACCTTTCAGTTAATCCAACTAGAGACGAGGTTACACACTATAAAGTTGATCCTGAAAATGACAATGACGAGTCTATTATGAGATTGCACACAGCTAAGGATTTTGGAAATATAACGTGTTTGGACTACTCTTACCTTGATGTGGGTCTAATTGCAGTAGGAGAGAAGAATGGCTTTGTTAGATTATTCAATATTATTACCAAGGACGACCCAGAGATTGACACCATCGATATGAAAACTCGAGCCAAACAACAGAGGTGTGTCAATACATTGGGTATCAATTCAAATGGTCTAGTTGCTATGGGACTAGACAGGAATAAAACAGACGCCTCTCTGCAAATTTGGGACATAAATTATCAAAGTACGGATTCTTCCGCAGTAAATTCCACCTTTTCATACTGTGTGAACGAAAATATTGTAtcctcaaaatttttcagtgatACAGGGCTAATTATCGCAAGCACtaaatttttaaaagagATAGATCTCCGCTCTCCTCAGGCTGCGTACCAGCATCCTTCAAGACTTTCATATGATGTAAAGATCAATCCATTCAATGACTTGCAATTTAGCAGTTATGGCGATGATGGTACGCTAGCTATATGGGATAGAAGAAAACTAGCAGCATCTTCTTATTCGGGAGATGTCATCACTTCTGCACCATTATTGAGCTTCGAGAAACTGGTAGGAATGGGAgcagcttcaaaaaagtACATGAACTCGTGCTTTCGTTGGTCAACTACACGTAATAAGGAGTTTGCTACTTTACATAGAGGAGATACCATAAAACGGTGGTGGATAGGTTCGTGTGGTGAAGAGGGTCTGGAGGAAAATGAAACGGAGGAACTCtttgtttcaaaagttcacGACATTAACACGACATTTGACAAAGTAGTGACTTTTGATTATATCCCCCAAAATGATAACAAAATGAGTCTACTATGTATGAGACAGTCTGGAACGGTGTATCGCATGCCAGTCCACCAAAGTTACTCAACTGTTGCCTTCAATAATTATAATTCcttgatgttttcaaattttgaagtaCCCTATATAGACGAGATACGAATGACGgctcaaaaacaaaattcaaactttcaaaacaaagCATTAAGAAACTTgtcatttgaagatttggaCATCAGCGATGATTACTCTCCCTCGTTAGAAGATGAACAGAAAGTTATTGAGAACAAAGAATATCTTGATAGTAGTATCAGCGAAAACAAGGAATACTCAGGAACAGAAGACAATTTCAATCTACTCTGGAAGCCTGAAAAGCTGTTACAGTCTGACATAAGAGTAATAATGAAGTCAAGAGCGGTATTGGGATATGGACTGGATCCTGCCAACACAGTAGCAATGATCGATAGTTCAAAAACTTTACAAAATAATGCCTACATCCGGAACACGTGGAGATGGCTTGCTATTGCCAAAAGCTCTGTTGATGATGGAACAATGGTTTCTGGTGACTTAGATCTCGGTTACGAAGGTGTCTTGGGCATATGGAGCGGTCTAAGTGGCATCTCTAATCAGAATAGATTCCGCGAAGAAAACATATTGCCCAACGAGCAATTAGACAAGGAGATGGAAAAGATAATCAAACTTCGtaaaagacaaaaaagcCATCAGAAGAGCAGAGGAACGAcgacaaatttttcaaattctccAAAATCCATACAAAGAAGACTGTGCCTTATCTTATCTGGATGGGACCTTTCACCAACAGACCTTGAGGAAAAGTATAAAACCATCATACAAACAGGCAGCTACGAGAAAGCAGCTGCATGGGCTGTATTTTTTGGAGATATTCCAAAAGCCGTCGAGATCTTGGGATCAgcaaaaaaggaaagactAAGATTGATCGCTACAGCAATAGCAGGGTATATGGCATATAAAGATACTACGGAAAACAATTCTTGGAGGGATCAATGCCGTAAGATGTCTTCTGAATTGGACGATCCTTACCTGAGGGTGATATTTGCATTTATTGCTGACGGTGACTGGTGGGATATACTTTATGAGCCCGCCATCTCGCTGAGAGAACGTTTAGGCGTAGCTCTGCGATTTCTCAATGATTTCGATttaacaaaatttttggaaagaacATCTTCGACAGTTATCAAAAATGGTGAATTGGAAGGTTTAATACTCACAGGGATTACGCCAAGTGGTATTGATTTATTGCAATCTTATGTAAACAAGACTAGCGACGTTCAAAGTGCCGCaatgatatcaatttttggttGTCCAAGGTACTTTCATGACAGACGAGTGGACGAATGGGTTCAAACTTATCGCACTATGTTAAACTCATGGAACCTATTTACGATGCGAGCTAAATTCGATTGCGCTCGtacaaaactttcaagaACCAGCAGTTGTCAAATACGGGCAGACATTAAACCTCGTCAAGCTTACATGCAGTGTATTAActgtaaaaaaaatattaatgaGCCTACAAGCAATCTCTCCTCTACTTCCGCAATGATTCCTGATTCCTTAAATAATCCGGAGTCAATGAACCATAGGGCTATGAACTCGTTCGCAAAGCccaaaaaatatggaatGACTAACACACCCTCGTCATTGAATGTTCAACGCAAGAAGTATTCCTGTCCACATTGTGGAACTCCTTTTCCACGTTGTGTAATCTGTCTGTTACCTTTGGGCACATCTAATTTGCCCTTTGTCATAAAGGGAGTGCAGCCAGATCCGATTCGTGATGGGCAGAGTTTGCATGAGGACAATGTCACAGAAACAAATGACAGCAACTCACAACGTAACTCCATCACTTACGAGCAGAATGATGAGGACtctataaaaaataaaaagctAAAAATGAACGAATGGTTCAGCTTCTGTTTACGTTGCAACCATGGCATGCATGCAGGACATGCTGAAGAATGGTTCGAAAAGCATGATACATGTCCTGCCCCAGGATGCTTTTGTAAATGTAACAAGTAG
- the NTO1 gene encoding Nto1p (similar to Saccharomyces cerevisiae NTO1 (YPR031W); ancestral locus Anc_7.439), with protein sequence MLRGTSDDGPKLREEKQFQEFYSDLEKDTLFPVLVPKDGGFQENGIEISEADHIHHADSSNGSSEPKIHMKQIMFNGTVTLEPINLHVKKKSFKKTSIPISQLDSTQRVRSSRERASEKRKGPPGNSKRSKVDGQYITKFSKVGQHDERSILDPTLLVAVSKNLKNFQTEYDMDEQDDLYLQFLNDKYSKNKLSHEIFELLMSVLEREWCHLEKRIPPRKITTNTCSSDDHLHTGRLHYELYGSDDGTGKTSDQACAVCGGTDSDSSNAIVFCDGCDVAVHQECYGIVFIPEGQWLCRRCLVSKNRRVNCLFCPSHTGAFKQTDTGSWAHIVCGLWIPELYFANVHYMEPIEGVENISRSRWKLVCSICKQRMGACIQCAHKNCFTAFHVTCAKRAGLYLDYGGSSIAEVASNQIHSSHLPTAYCDKHAPANWARATEGILKTRRYFTEYNDINAESNLRERKGGSQYTQKKNIWKTNRGTPIAPHIFAEMLQRILVLLKIPNVQILSYNLCKYWSMKREMKRGASLVRKFDPSSYNILDEHQLLERLKVTDILLPDLFKLQKLTDLVRRRTLASNGISVADHNIQALIRYPDEYVTKHIVVDKFISSEPFQVLKNTLVNEEFRMKLLKWESCTLEDVTSFKEEIFKLLADLESSSTLSRAALGSVRKLNSVLIELLKHANFTNAKKFLIQDFAFSETQPELIEPRKWKGPYLKEEEGLSDVDELSAQDQRKLRQILIEKTDTK encoded by the coding sequence ATGCTTAGGGGCACTAGTGATGATGGTCCTAAGTTGAGAGAGGAAAAGCAGTTTCAAGAATTCTATAGCGACTTAGAAAAAGACACGTTATTTCCAGTGCTTGTCCCAAAAGATGGTGGCTTCCAGGAAaatggaattgaaatttcagaagCAGATCACATTCATCATGCGGATTCTTCTAATGGATCTTCCGAGCCGAAAATTCATATGAAGCAGATCATGTTTAATGGCACAGTTACCCTCGAGCCGATAAATTTACATGtcaagaagaaatcgttcaaaaaaacttcGATACCTATATCACAATTGGACTCCACTCAAAGGGTGCGCTCAAGCCGAGAAAGAGCTTCTGAGAAACGGAAAGGACCTCCAGGTAATTCGAAACGTAGCAAAGTGGATGGGCAATACATAACCAAGTTCTCTAAAGTGGGGCAACATGACGAAAGAAGCATACTGGACCCCACACTTCTAGTTGCAGTATCtaaaaacttgaaaaatttccaaaCAGAATATGATATGGATGAGCAGGATGACTTATaccttcaatttttgaacgaTAAATATTCTAAGAATAAACTGTCGCATGAAATATTCGAGTTGTTGATGAGTGTGCTGGAAAGAGAGTGGTGCCATCTGGAGAAACGAATTCCACCCAGAAAAATCACAACCAATACTTGTTCGTCCGACGATCATTTACATACAGGAAGACTTCATTACGAACTGTATGGATCTGACGATGGAACTGGTAAAACATCTGATCAAGCTTGTGCAGTTTGTGGAGGAACTGATAGTGATAGCTCAAACGCTATTGTCTTCTGCGATGGTTGCGATGTGGCTGTACATCAGGAATGCTATGGGATTGTATTTATTCCCGAAGGTCAATGGCTCTGTAGACGATGCCTCGTTTCCAAAAATCGCAGGGTTAACTGTCTTTTTTGTCCCAGTCACACCGGTGCATTCAAACAAACCGACACAGGATCATGGGCTCATATAGTTTGTGGCCTTTGGATACCTGAGCTCTATTTCGCAAACGTTCACTATATGGAGCCTATAGAAGGTGTCGAAAACATAAGCAGATCTAGGTGGAAGTTGGTTTGCAGCATTTGTAAACAAAGGATGGGAGCTTGCATTCAATGCGCCCATAAAAATTGCTTTACAGCATTTCATGTCACATGTGCCAAAAGAGCTGGACTCTATCTGGATTATGGCGGCTCTTCTATTGCTGAGGTAGCTTCCaatcaaattcattctTCTCATTTACCAACAGCTTATTGTGACAAGCATGCACCTGCTAACTGGGCGAGAGCGACGGAAGGTATTCTTAAAACAAGAAGGTACTTTACAGAGTACAATGATATTAATGCGGAATCTAATTTGCGTGAAAGGAAAGGTGGGTCACAGTAtactcaaaaaaaaaatatatggAAAACAAATCGAGGCACTCCTATTGCTCCGCATATCTTTGCAGAAATGCTACAGCGTATACTTGTGCTGCTTAAAATTCCAAATGTACAAATTCTATCATACAATCTTTGCAAATACTGGtcaatgaaaagagagatgaaaagaggtGCCTCGTTGGTTCGGAAGTTCGATCCCAGCTCTTATAATATTCTAGATGAACATCAACTACTGGAAAGGCTAAAAGTCACAGACATCCTGCTTCCAGACTTATtcaaattgcaaaaattgaCCGATCTGGTAAGAAGACGGACTCTCGCAAGCAATGGCATTTCTGTTGCTGATCACAACATTCAGGCCTTGATCCGTTACCCAGATGAATACGTTACGAAGCATATAGTTGTCGACAAATTTATTTCATCTGAACCTTTTCAGGTTTTGAAGAACACTCTAGTAAATGAAGAGTTTCGAATGAAACTTCTGAAATGGGAATCGTGTACCTTGGAGGATGTTACTTCATTCAAGGAGGAGATTTTTAAACTGCTGGCAGATCTtgaatcatcatcaacacTCAGTCGAGCAGCATTGGGCAGTGTTAGGAAACTGAATAGCGTAttaattgaacttttgaaacatgCTAATTTTACCAATGCCAAGAAGTTTCTAATACAAGATTTTGCATTTAGTGAAACTCAACCAGAACTTATTGAACCCAGGAAATGGAAGGGCCCCTATCTTAAGGAGGAAGAAGGGCTTAGTGATGTTGATGAACTAAGTGCACAAGACCAAAGAAAGTTAAGACAAATACTGATCGAAAAGACCGATACGAAATAG
- a CDS encoding alpha-mannosyltransferase: protein MAILNSLRMKFRFIGHFLRRKNAKMLRVGIILFISLCLVFAAMHKGGDYMPNLPYFRINDKEAPERVPDWGSLSDTVVEPARELISEDEDFETINTRLRDVLSATMKRIEEFSPKEKFDRKNGADCKIGDIHIDDTKSFDRLTKSELLKCIQLPDTVQDEMKSLHKSFLSALKEEIIPSYGPQLYKGKGIVMVAGGKFTLIGMPAIKAIRENGDEDIPIEIMVPPDNTDESYFCEQILPELDPSGKSRCVYMEKLFDPSTFQKVKGYQLKPLALLASSFENALLLDADNYVINSISNIFNTSPFKKHGLVLWPDYWRRLHHPSLYDVTGIKVETDNQTRYSFDDVSPPEIYKNENPKNAPFHDLEGTIPDSSTESGQLLVNKSKHLETIILSLYYNYNGPSHYYPLLGQGYAGEGDKDTFALAAKAVHSNQSYYQVKSPVGAMGYWAHKKDETLVLEGDAAPEKEFRGVAMLQHDLEFDYKTHEEVKEEISTKYTRALNKYREQKDTEGTDDGIALSIEFWNIQKKLGYHLADFRSYFKDVPVTFVHSHLPKYNPWEFGKEQDLTFDGRKVMNRHKDEPGFSPIHHGHYRMYNDDFAKLTSYDLELENWSCFKKFICERDNGFESFSYLKQQVESTIDGRKQYDDMCDYINDRVEMLRESTW, encoded by the coding sequence ATGGCTATCTTGAACAGCCTGAGAATGAAGTTCAGATTTATTGGGCATTTCCTTAGGAGGAAGAATGCCAAAATGTTGCGAGTAGGTATCATATTGTTTATCTCCCTTTGCTTGGTATTTGCCGCGATGCATAAAGGAGGAGATTACATGCCAAATCTCCCATACTTCAGAATCAATGATAAGGAAGCTCCAGAGAGAGTTCCAGATTGGGGTTCCCTTTCGGATACGGTTGTCGAACCGGCAAGAGAGCTCATCtctgaggatgaagatttCGAGACTATCAATACTAGACTACGTGATGTTTTATCAGCAacaatgaaaagaattgaagaattctCACCTAAAGAAAAGTTTGACAGGAAAAATGGTGCTGATTGTAAGATCGGTGACATTCACATCGATGATACCAAAAGTTTTGACAGATTAACCAAATCGGAGCTGCTGAAATGTATACAGCTTCCGGATACTGTTCAAGAcgagatgaaaagtttgcaTAAGTCATTTCTGTCAGCATTGAAAGAGGAAATCATACCATCATATGGGCCTCAACTGTATAAAGGTAAGGGTATCGTTATGGTTGCAGGCGGAAAGTTTACTTTAATTGGTATGCCAGCAATAAAAGCTATTCGTGAAAATGGTGATGAGGATATTCCAATTGAAATCATGGTTCCTCCAGATAACACAGATGAATCCTATTTTTGTGAGCAGATTTTACCGGAGCTAGATCCATCTGGCAAATCACGTTGTGTCTACATGGAAAAGCTCTTTGACCCAAGtacatttcaaaaagttaAAGGCTATCAGCTTAAACCTCTGGCACTCCTTGCCTCCAGCTTTGAAAATGCTCTCTTGCTTGATGCTGACAACTATGTAATAAATTCTATCTccaacattttcaatacaTCACCATTCAAGAAACATGGGTTAGTATTGTGGCCAGATTATTGGCGTAGACTCCATCATCCATCTTTGTATGACGTCACTGGCATAAAAGTTGAGACTGACAACCAGACaagatattcttttgatgatgTCTCTCCACCTGAGATCTATAAAAATGAGAACCCCAAAAATGCTCCATTTCACGATTTAGAAGGAACAATTCCTGATAGTAGTACTGAATCTGGACAATTGCTAGTCAATAAAAGTAAGCACCTGGAAACTATCATCTTGAGTCTCTATTATAACTATAATGGACCCTCTCACTATTATCCATTACTGGGACAAGGCTATGCCGGTGAAGGTGATAAAGACACTTTTGCTCTTGCTGCAAAGGCAGTACATTCCAACCAAAGCTACTATCAAGTGAAGTCCCCTGTGGGAGCAATGGGCTATTGGGCTCATAAGAAGGATGAAACATTGGTACTGGAGGGTGACGCTGCCCCTGAAAAGGAATTTCGTGGGGTCGCTATGCTTCAGCATGATCTTGAGTTTGATTACAAAACACACGAAGAAGTAAAGGAAGAAATTTCTACCAAATATACCCGAGCCCTGAATAAATATCGCGAACAAAAAGATACGGAGGGTACTGATGACGGCATAGCTTTGTCCATAGAATTCTGGAACATCCAAAAAAAGCTTGGCTACCATCTTGCGGACTTTAGATCTTACTTCAAAGATGTGCCAGTGACTTTCGTCCACTCCCATTTACCAAAATACAATCCCTGGGAATTTGGTAAAGAACAAGATTTAACCTTTGATGGTAGAAAAGTCATGAATCGTCATAAAGATGAACCCGGCTTTTCGCCAATTCATCACGGTCACTATAGAATGTATAATGATGATTTCGCTAAATTAACAAGCTATGACCTAGAGCTTGAAAACTGGAGCTGCTTCAAGAAGTTCATATGTGAAAGAGACAATGGGTTTGAAAGTTTCAGTTATTTAAAGCAGCAGGTTGAGTCCACCATAGATGGCCGGAAACAATATGACGATATGTGTGATTATATTAACGACAGAGTCGAAATGCTGCGAGAGTCTACTTGGTAA